The genomic interval GCATTGTGCTTGAATCGGCGCTGTTTGAGCTCACCGGTATTAGACGCACTACGCGCGCTTTGGGGCTACGCACCGAAGCTTCCGCACGCTTTGACAAGGGAGTAGACCCAAGCGGTATAGTGCGCGCCTTGCAGCGCGCCGCCTACCTGTTTGAGTTGTGCGGTGTAGGCCAAGTGGTAGGCGAGTGCGTAGGCCGGGAACCGGTGTATCTGCCCTATTGGCAAATACAATTGCGCCCCGAGCGTGTAAACTCCTTGCTTGGAATCGACCTCTCGTTAACGGCTATGCAGTCGATTTTGCTGCGCCTCGGTATGCCGGCGGAAATCCGTGACGATACTTTAGTCGTATCCGTCCCCGTGCGGCGGGGCGATGTGCGGCAGGAAATAGATTTGGTCGAAGAAATCGGGCGCATCCACGGGTTTGGCAACATACCCACACGCGCTCTGCAGGGAGAGGTAACCCAAGGGCGTTTGAGCGAAAGCCAGCGCTTGTCTCGCGCCCTGCGCCGCACGCTGCTTGCTCTAGGCCTCGATGAGGTCATCACCTTAAGCTTTTATGATGCTGCTCACAGCGAAAAATACATGCTCCCCGCGGAGCACCCCTTCCGCCGTCTCGTGGCGTTAGCCAACCCGCTCAGTCGAGAAAGAGGCGTGCTCCGCCCCACACTCCTGCCGAGTATGGTTGAGGTGCTAGGCTACAACCAAGCGCGCCAGATTAAAGGCATGTCCGTGTTTGAAATGTGCACTGCGTACTTGTCTCATGCGGATGAGCCCGTGGAACAGCAGGTCCTCTGCCTAGGCGCATGCGGCGAGCAAAGGGGCAATTGGACTCAGCCAAGTCAGCCGTACGATTTCTTTTATCTCAAGGGTATAGTGGAGACGCTATTGCCGGAAGCGATTTTTATCCTAGGCAAAGAGCCGTTTCTGCACCCGGGCAGGCAGGCCGAAGTGTGGCAGGAGGGGGTTAAGGTCGGCTATCTCGGCGAAATCCACCCCGCAGTCGGCTTGAAAGAGAGAACAGTAGTGGCGGAGCTAAGCCTAGCGAGTGTGCTGCGTACCCCGCTCGGGCAACCGTCTTACCGGGGCCTTAGCGTGAGCCTGCCCGTAGAGCGCGACATCGCTTTCGTGGCAGACACGAACGTCAGCGCGGGGGATATTATGGCGCGCATCCGAGAGACCGGCGGCGCCCGCCTCGTCGGGGCCACGCTGTTTGATGTCTATGTAGGCGCGAACACGCCGCCCGGCACGCGGAGCCTAGCCATTCGCCTGGAGCTAATGCCTGCGCAGGGGAGCTTTACCGAAGCCGAGCTTAGCGCCATTCTCGGCAAGCTGCGGCATGACTTGGAGCAAGCTTTCGGCGTTGTTTGGCGAGTCTAAGCAGGACTTAACAGGCTTTTGGCGTATGTAAATGAGAGGGAGGCGGCGATAGTGGAGACAAAGGAAACTGTGAAGCTAGACATTTACGGCCAGACACTGCAATTGCGCTCTGCTGCGCCGGCCGAGTTGCTGCGCCTTGCGCGCATGCTCGACAAACGCATGCGCGACTTTGCCGAGCAGTATGAACGTATCAGCGTCACCCAGCTAGCGATTTTGGCCGCCCTTAGTGCTGCGCGTGAAGCGGCGGAGGCCGAGCGCGAAAAAGCGGAGTTAACACGCCGCATCAGCGTATTAGAGCAAAGAATAGCGCTCCTAGACCAAGCAGAAACTAGTCCGTCTCGGCACTAAGGAGGGGTAAGCGTGAACCTTAACGCGCTAGACTACGGTCTCTTGCTTGTGATTGGCTTTTTTACCTTGGTGGGGGGAAGTCGCGGCCTAGTGCGCCAGCTCTTTGACTTAGCGGCCTGGGCCTTGTCCCTGTACTTAGCATTCCTTTTAGGCCCGGCGGCGGCGCGCGAACTTAACCGCATCTTTGCGCTCGAGGCCTACTTGAACCAAGCGCTTGGGCCGCTGTGGGGGGACTTCAACCTTGGAGCGTCAGCCGTAAACGCGCTTGGCTTTATCGCCGTGCTTATTGTCGTGAAGCTAGTTGTGGAACTTGTCGCCAATATGGCCGACCTCCTTGCTAAGCTGCCGATCATCGGCACATTTAACCGAGTCGGCGGCTTGGCATTTGGCTTGGCCAAGGGGGTCGTCATAGTATTCGTTGTATCCATATTGCTTACGGCTCTGCCGATGGGCGGGTTTGAAACGCACGTCGCGAACTCAAGGCTAGTAGACGCCGTCCTTAACCTTAGCCCCGCACTCACCGCAGAAATCCGCGGCATCATTGCCGACGTGCGGCCTTAGCGAAGCAAAAGGGACGGAGCTTTTTGCTTCAGCCATCAATCAAGGGAAGTGAATCAAATGAACGAACGCACCCTGCGGGTGCTTGAGTTAGATAAAGTTAAGCATATGCTTAGTCAACATGTCTCGTCCGGTTTAGGGCGCGAGTTGGCGGAAGGTCTGCTGCCCGTCACCGAACGCGAGAGAATCGACTGCTTGCTAGACGAAACAGCCGAAGCGCGCACTATTAGCCGAACCGAGGATTTCCCGCTGCGTGGCCTCCGAGACGTGCGGGCAGCGGTGCGCCGTGCGGCTATAGGCGCCGTAGTGGGCGGCGAAGACTTGTGGCACGTAGCTACAGTGCTTGGAATTGTGCGACGCGCCCACCGCTTTTTTGCCGAACGCAACCATCACTATCCGCTCTTGTCCGCACATGCTGCACGGCTTGTTCCCTTGCGCACGTTGGAGGAACAAATCCTCGGGGCGATAAGTGAAGAGGGCGAGGTACTAGACCGAGCCAGTTCGGAGTTGCAGCGTTTGCGGCGCGCAATCAGCGATGCGCAGCGCGAGGTTAAGCAAAAACTCGAGGGCATGCTGCGCTCCTCTACCGTGCAGAAGTATCTGCAGGAGGTACTCGTAACGATGCGCGGCGACCGCTACGTGCTACCGGTAAAGTCTGAATACAGGGCGCAGGTTCCCGGGATTATCCACGACCAGTCTGCCAGTGGCGCAACGCTGTTTGTTGAACCGATGGCCGTAGTAGAGCTAAACAACAAACTCCGCCAGCAGAGAGTCGCAGAAGAACAAGAGGTAGAGCGCATCTTGCGCGAGCTCTCCGCGAGTGTGGCCAGTGCGGCGACGACAGTCCTAGCAAACCTAGAAGTGCTCGCTTGGCTCGATTTCTCGCTCGCCAAAGGGCGGCTCTCCTATGATATGCGCGCCGTGCGGCCGACTTTAAGCGACGATAACGCCCTCCGGCTCATACAGGCTAGGCACCCCCTCATACCCAGCGTCGACGTGCGGCCTATCGATGTGCGCCTGGGGCAAAGCTTTTCCGTGCTCTTAATTACCGGGCCAAACACAGGTGGCAAAACCGTTACACTAAAGACCATTGGCCTTCTCTCGCTAATGGCACAATGCGGCCTGCACATTCCCGCGGCGGAGGGTAGTCAAGTCGGGGTCTATGACAGCGTCTACGCGGATATCGGTGATGAACAAAGCATCGAACAGAGTCTTAGCACCTTTTCGTCGCATATGACTAACATCATCCAGGTCATCGAGGCAGCGGATTGCGCTTCGCTGGTGCTACTTGACGAGCTGGGAGCAGGTACCGACCCGACGGAGGGCGCTGCGCTAGCCATGGCAATTATCGACACCTTCCTGGCGCGGGGCACGCATGTCGTTGCCACCACGCATTACAGTGAGCTAAAAGCCTACGCCCACACCAAGCGCGGCGTACAGAACGCCAGCATGGAGTTTGACGTGGAGACGCTTCGGCCTACGTTTGTGTTAACGATTGGGCTGCCGGGTAAGAGCAACGCCTTTGAGATTTCGGCACGCCTGGGCCTTGACACTAGCATTATCGCAGACGCGCGCCGCTATCTTACGCACGAAGCCCTTAAGGTCGAAGACCTGATTCGCGGCCTAGAAGCTAGCCGCAAGGAGACTGACGAGGCCTTGCGAAAAGCGATTGTTAGAGAACGCCAAGCAGAAGCGCGATTACTTGAAGCAGAACAACAAGCTAAGCTGCAGCATGAAAAGACGCGCGAAGTGCAAAAGCGCGCTGCGGAGGAAGCCAAGGTTTTGGTGCGCCGCGCCAAACATGAGATTGACGCACTTCTTGAGACACTAAGGCAAGCCGAGAAGGCAGGAGCGACACAGGACCTTGCGCAGACAATCGAGCAAGTCAGGCAACGCCAGCGCGAGATTACGCGCGAAATAGACGAGCAGGTTGAGGAAGATGCGGTAGCCACGCTGACAGCCAATGCGCTCCCGGAAGAGGCGATTGCCGTCGGCGACGAAGTTCTGGTATTGCACCTTAATCAACGGGGCAGAGTGCTGCAGGTGTCAGCGGGTGGTAGCGTTACCGTGCAGTTAGGTGCGCTGCGCACTCAGGTTGAGGCTAGGCAGGTCAAGAAGGTGGCCGAAAAAAAGAAGCGTGAGACAGGTGAGCGGGCAGGCTTCCACAGTGTGGACATTACAGGACACAACATCAAGCTTGAACTCGACCTGCGCGGCTTTACGGTAGAAGAAGGCGTGCAGGAAGCGGATAAGTACCTTGATAGCGCGCTCCTTAGGGGTCTTGGCCAAGTGCAAATTATCCACGGCAAAGGTACTGGCGCGCTGCGCGATGGCATAAGGGACTTTCTTAGGGCTCACCCGGCAGTAAAGAGCTTTCGCTTAGGGCAAGCCAACGAAGGCGGCTCAGGTGTTACGGTAGTAGAGTTAAAGCGATAAACTAACTCCCCGGAGGCGTACTGCTGCCGCCGTTTGTAGGCGGTGCGCGGTGCACCGGGCATTGCTCAAACGGTACTTGGCGGGCGTGGTCGACTGGATGGAGTCGGTTGCCGCCGGTGTCAAAGACTTCGGCATATGGTTCGCGACGCACCCTCAGCTGCATTGTCACCGAGGCAGGCGGGCAGTATGGGCCGGCTAAAGCGTTAGATTCATTGCAGATAGCGACCATCACGTGCATGTCGCATGGGTCTTCGGGTCGCGGCTCAGTTCCGCGAATAAACCAGTCGTGGGCAATGTCTGCAGAAGGGGTAAGTGCCGAAGGATACTTGCCTGACAAGCGTGAGAAGCGTTGTCGCACCAGCCCTAGCCTGCGTGGGGGGCCAAAAACGCCGTACTCCTCGTACCACTCTGTCTGGAAGGTGGGGAAGGCAGTCACGTTTATCGCCCTGTAGTAATGGGACAAAGTGCGCCCAAAAATGGCTGTGGCGGTGCCGCTGCCCACGGCGTTCGCTCCCGAGCTTGGCATGCCTCCGCGAGCCCTGTTGTCGCTGACGCTTCCGGCGGTGGTGTGGATGGACCTGGTAGGATGTGGCGGTTCGTTTGGCCGCACTTGGCGTGGCGAGCCTGTGCTACTGTCGTCGTGTCCTAACCAGACGCCGCCTGTAAACTGCGGGTTGAAGCCGACGAAAACAGCATCCAAGTTATCATTCGTGGTGCCAGTCTTGCCCGAAACTTGCCCGGCGAACCTGCCCATGGTAGCGTTACGCAAGCCGAAATGCCCAGTTCCTACGACTCCCCCTTGCGACTCAACCGTGCCGCGCATGAGGTCTGTCATAAGCCAAGCCAATTGCTCGGTCAGCACAATTCTGCGCTCCGGTGGTCTTGCCTCATAAAGGACGCTGCCGGTGCGAGAGGTGATACGCAACAACGAGTGAGGAGCTACATATACTCCACGGTTGTTAAATACGTTATAAGCCGCGACCATTTCATGCAAGGTAAACCCTTTAGTTAACCCGCCTAAGGCCACAGATAGGCTGTCGTTATCATTGCTCCGACCGGTTCGCTCGAATCTAAGTCCTAGCATCTCCGCCCAATTCAGCGCTCTTTGCCAGCCAACGGATTGGAACAACTTCACAGCCATAACGTTGAAGGAACGCGCCATGCCCGTTCTAAACGAGGTGTGCCCATGGAATGTATTTACATCAAAGTTGCGGGGAGAAAACTCCGGTGCCGTAGGATCTCCTGTGGGAAAGGTGACGGGCGCATCATCAACCGTGCTGGCAATGGTTCTTCCTCCAAGAGCTAGTGCTGGCCCATAGACGACCAATGGCTTAATCGCCGAACCGGGCTGGTTCTGTTCGCGTGAGACGCGGTCGATGCCGAATCGCCCTACCATGTCGCGCCCGCCTAGCCACACACGGATAGCCCCGCTGCTAGGTTCAATAAACAAAGCAGAGACTTGTGGTTGCAGACCGCTCAGCTCAAGTTCACCGCGCGGGTTGCGCGTGAAGCGCGCCCACTCAAAGTCAGGAGACTGTGCAAGGCGTCTGATTTCAAGGTTGGGGTCGGTGTCCCGGGCATGCCGACGCAGTCTTTCCAATACACCATTTGGCTGCGTAAAAATTTCCAGTGCAGCCTGCTGTGCTGCGCGCTGCATGGTCAGGTCAAGCGTTGTGTGAATCGTTAGGCCGCCGCGAAGAATGTAGTCATCGGCCTCTTGTTCACTTATCCTTTGGGTGTTCACGATCCATTGTCGCACCTGTGCTACGACATGATCCACAAAGTAATTGGTTAGGCTTGTCTCGGGTTCATGTTGCCGCGCTCTAGCTAGGGTGATCTGTGTGTCTAACGCGGCCTGCCTCTGTGCTTCCGTAATGCGCCCGTGCCTAACTAGTTCACTGAGAACAAGCCGTTGGCGTTGCATTGCAGCCTCCATATTGCCTTCACGTGGGCGCCACGCGTTAGGAGCCGGAATAACGCCCACTAACATTGCGCTTTCAGCAAGAGTGAGGTCAGATACGTTTTTCCCAAAGTACTGCTGGGCAGCTGCCTGAAAGCCGTACGCTGACCCTCCGAGGAAGATTTCATTAAGGTATGCTTCGAGGATCTCGGCTTTGGTGTACTTTTGTTCTAGGCGAAACGCTACATAGATTTCCCGCACTTTACGTCGCACAGAAAACCTTAAGTCGTCCAAAATGCGGTTGCGTGCCACCTGCTGCGTGATAGTACTTCCCCCTTGGCGGTCCTGCCCGGTAGCTGTGAGCCAAAGTGCACGCACAAAATCACGGGGAGAAAAGCCAAAGTGCTCATAAAAGCGAATGTCTTCCATAACGACGACTGCTTCAACTAGGTGTTCCGGCATCTGTGCAAGCGGGACGCTAATACGGTGCTGTACAGCATGCAACTGCGTAATGACTTCGCCGTGCACGTCAAGTACAGTTGAACTTTCAGCGGGACGCGCTGCAGTCAACGTGGGGCGCTCTAGGTCATACACCAGAGAATATCCATAGCCAAGCCCTGCGGTCAAAGTAACGAAGGCAATGATAACGCCCCAATAAAGCGCCGTCAGCAGCAACCGCACATGATTGCGCCGCGGCTTCATTTTAGGTTTCGTGGCCATTTGTTGCCCCCCTTTGACTTTCATTATACCATCACTTCACATGAAGGAGTATCATACCGAACCAAACCCACCTCAATGACGTGACGTTGTCACGTACAGATGCGCTATGACATAAAATAGCGAGTGGGGGTGAGGAAGTGGTTCTTCTTACGAAAATGCCGCGTAAATCTCGCAATCGAGGCAGATTCTATTTCTTCCTAATACTTCTGCTTGGCGCATCGCTTATCACTTTTATTGACAGCCAGCTTAGACCTGCCCTCATTGCAATCGCTGAAGTGCGAGCTCACCTTTTGGCCACCCAGGCACTAGCGGAAGCTGTGCACGAGGCTACCGGCGAAAGTCTTGCCTACGACCGCTTCATCACAGTCCATACTGATCAAGCTGGCAGACCGACTTGGGCGAGGCTAAACACGGTGGAGGTGAACCGCCTAGTTACCCGCACGACGCGGCATGTCCTGGCGACCCTAGAAGCATTGCGCGAGGAAGACATAGCCATTCCGCTGGGGCAAGCGTTTGGTAGCGCTCTCTTTGCTCATGTCGGCCCGGCGGTGAACTTTCGCATAATGCCTGTCGGCACGGTTAGCATAGAGGTAACAGACGCGTTTGAATCGGCAGGAATCAACCAGACGCGCCACAAAATCTACTTAGAGATTTTTGCTGACCTTAGAATCGTGGTGCCTCTGCTGCAGCGAACCGTAAGCGTGCACTTAGAGGTGCCTGTGGCTGACGTAATTTACCTTGGCATTGTGCCGGAAACAGTCGTCAATCTGCCATTTCCCTTGGGGGCGGGCTTTGTTGTTCCCCCCGCAGGCGAGCGACCGCCCCTGCGGCCTTAGCAGGAAACAGCGCTCGGATGTCGAATCATATATTAGGTGCCAGAACCCAAGGCCTGCCTTGGGTTCTGTGCTTGGGAGGAGACACACGTTGCGGATTGAGGACATTTTCGCTGCAGGCGGGCCTATCGCGAAACATCACCCAGCTTATGAAGCAAGGCGGCAGCAAGTGAATATGGCCAGTGCTGTGGCCACTGCACTA from Selenomonadales bacterium carries:
- a CDS encoding endonuclease MutS2 gives rise to the protein MNERTLRVLELDKVKHMLSQHVSSGLGRELAEGLLPVTERERIDCLLDETAEARTISRTEDFPLRGLRDVRAAVRRAAIGAVVGGEDLWHVATVLGIVRRAHRFFAERNHHYPLLSAHAARLVPLRTLEEQILGAISEEGEVLDRASSELQRLRRAISDAQREVKQKLEGMLRSSTVQKYLQEVLVTMRGDRYVLPVKSEYRAQVPGIIHDQSASGATLFVEPMAVVELNNKLRQQRVAEEQEVERILRELSASVASAATTVLANLEVLAWLDFSLAKGRLSYDMRAVRPTLSDDNALRLIQARHPLIPSVDVRPIDVRLGQSFSVLLITGPNTGGKTVTLKTIGLLSLMAQCGLHIPAAEGSQVGVYDSVYADIGDEQSIEQSLSTFSSHMTNIIQVIEAADCASLVLLDELGAGTDPTEGAALAMAIIDTFLARGTHVVATTHYSELKAYAHTKRGVQNASMEFDVETLRPTFVLTIGLPGKSNAFEISARLGLDTSIIADARRYLTHEALKVEDLIRGLEASRKETDEALRKAIVRERQAEARLLEAEQQAKLQHEKTREVQKRAAEEAKVLVRRAKHEIDALLETLRQAEKAGATQDLAQTIEQVRQRQREITREIDEQVEEDAVATLTANALPEEAIAVGDEVLVLHLNQRGRVLQVSAGGSVTVQLGALRTQVEARQVKKVAEKKKRETGERAGFHSVDITGHNIKLELDLRGFTVEEGVQEADKYLDSALLRGLGQVQIIHGKGTGALRDGIRDFLRAHPAVKSFRLGQANEGGSGVTVVELKR
- the yunB gene encoding sporulation protein YunB, with translation MVLLTKMPRKSRNRGRFYFFLILLLGASLITFIDSQLRPALIAIAEVRAHLLATQALAEAVHEATGESLAYDRFITVHTDQAGRPTWARLNTVEVNRLVTRTTRHVLATLEALREEDIAIPLGQAFGSALFAHVGPAVNFRIMPVGTVSIEVTDAFESAGINQTRHKIYLEIFADLRIVVPLLQRTVSVHLEVPVADVIYLGIVPETVVNLPFPLGAGFVVPPAGERPPLRP
- the pheT gene encoding phenylalanine--tRNA ligase subunit beta, which encodes MKVSLAWLKECVAVEQTAVELSDMLTHAGIAVDAVTKVSLPSAQAGAEFTDEVLELDLTPNRSDCQSILGVAYEVAALTGKAIAEPASVSIGQAVPSSPYLRVDIEAPSLCPGYLALVLDVVVGESPLWLKQRLESVGLRPINNVVDITNFVMWELGQPLHAFDYDRITGQRLLIRQSQPEESLKLIDGSSQLLPAGTLVIADAARALAIAGVMGGMDSEVSLGTRRIVLESALFELTGIRRTTRALGLRTEASARFDKGVDPSGIVRALQRAAYLFELCGVGQVVGECVGREPVYLPYWQIQLRPERVNSLLGIDLSLTAMQSILLRLGMPAEIRDDTLVVSVPVRRGDVRQEIDLVEEIGRIHGFGNIPTRALQGEVTQGRLSESQRLSRALRRTLLALGLDEVITLSFYDAAHSEKYMLPAEHPFRRLVALANPLSRERGVLRPTLLPSMVEVLGYNQARQIKGMSVFEMCTAYLSHADEPVEQQVLCLGACGEQRGNWTQPSQPYDFFYLKGIVETLLPEAIFILGKEPFLHPGRQAEVWQEGVKVGYLGEIHPAVGLKERTVVAELSLASVLRTPLGQPSYRGLSVSLPVERDIAFVADTNVSAGDIMARIRETGGARLVGATLFDVYVGANTPPGTRSLAIRLELMPAQGSFTEAELSAILGKLRHDLEQAFGVVWRV
- the zapA gene encoding cell division protein ZapA — encoded protein: METKETVKLDIYGQTLQLRSAAPAELLRLARMLDKRMRDFAEQYERISVTQLAILAALSAAREAAEAEREKAELTRRISVLEQRIALLDQAETSPSRH
- a CDS encoding CvpA family protein, translated to MNLNALDYGLLLVIGFFTLVGGSRGLVRQLFDLAAWALSLYLAFLLGPAAARELNRIFALEAYLNQALGPLWGDFNLGASAVNALGFIAVLIVVKLVVELVANMADLLAKLPIIGTFNRVGGLAFGLAKGVVIVFVVSILLTALPMGGFETHVANSRLVDAVLNLSPALTAEIRGIIADVRP
- a CDS encoding transglycosylase domain-containing protein, yielding MATKPKMKPRRNHVRLLLTALYWGVIIAFVTLTAGLGYGYSLVYDLERPTLTAARPAESSTVLDVHGEVITQLHAVQHRISVPLAQMPEHLVEAVVVMEDIRFYEHFGFSPRDFVRALWLTATGQDRQGGSTITQQVARNRILDDLRFSVRRKVREIYVAFRLEQKYTKAEILEAYLNEIFLGGSAYGFQAAAQQYFGKNVSDLTLAESAMLVGVIPAPNAWRPREGNMEAAMQRQRLVLSELVRHGRITEAQRQAALDTQITLARARQHEPETSLTNYFVDHVVAQVRQWIVNTQRISEQEADDYILRGGLTIHTTLDLTMQRAAQQAALEIFTQPNGVLERLRRHARDTDPNLEIRRLAQSPDFEWARFTRNPRGELELSGLQPQVSALFIEPSSGAIRVWLGGRDMVGRFGIDRVSREQNQPGSAIKPLVVYGPALALGGRTIASTVDDAPVTFPTGDPTAPEFSPRNFDVNTFHGHTSFRTGMARSFNVMAVKLFQSVGWQRALNWAEMLGLRFERTGRSNDNDSLSVALGGLTKGFTLHEMVAAYNVFNNRGVYVAPHSLLRITSRTGSVLYEARPPERRIVLTEQLAWLMTDLMRGTVESQGGVVGTGHFGLRNATMGRFAGQVSGKTGTTNDNLDAVFVGFNPQFTGGVWLGHDDSSTGSPRQVRPNEPPHPTRSIHTTAGSVSDNRARGGMPSSGANAVGSGTATAIFGRTLSHYYRAINVTAFPTFQTEWYEEYGVFGPPRRLGLVRQRFSRLSGKYPSALTPSADIAHDWFIRGTEPRPEDPCDMHVMVAICNESNALAGPYCPPASVTMQLRVRREPYAEVFDTGGNRLHPVDHARQVPFEQCPVHRAPPTNGGSSTPPGS